A portion of the Hoylesella buccalis ATCC 35310 genome contains these proteins:
- the pncB gene encoding nicotinate phosphoribosyltransferase — protein sequence MKQIISHLTDNDAYTFSCQYYVLQKYPRAEVEYTFFDRNDTVYPKGFTALVEEQLGYMPQVMITSEEIEFMKKKMYYLPKWYFTFLRGYRFNPHEVTVSQDEQGHLDITVRGKWYSAIMWEMPILAIVSELMHNLRGERDAYDPKREAERTRQKAIEILKNGLVLGDMGTRRRFSFDHHDMVLRVMKEVYEQGGYDDDDGHHRWSGRFTGTSNVYLAMKHHLTPIGTMSHQLIQFEENVSGVFECNFNVMKKFSDVYDGDNGIYLYDCFGDKVFFNNLSKRMAMMFVGLRVDSGDENEQTDKIIEKYESLGINPATKQVVYSNGLDIEKAIRIHKYVDGRMQDSYGVGTFLTCDVANAEPMNIVVKLTRSRITEKREWHDCVKLSCDKGKTTGDAEKCAYLLRQIG from the coding sequence ATGAAACAGATTATCAGTCACCTCACCGACAACGATGCTTATACCTTCAGTTGTCAATATTACGTCCTGCAGAAGTATCCTCGCGCAGAGGTTGAGTACACTTTCTTTGACCGCAACGACACCGTTTACCCAAAGGGATTCACCGCTTTGGTGGAAGAACAGCTGGGCTACATGCCACAAGTGATGATTACATCGGAGGAGATTGAGTTCATGAAGAAAAAGATGTATTACCTTCCAAAATGGTATTTCACCTTCCTTCGTGGCTATCGCTTCAATCCTCACGAGGTCACCGTGTCGCAGGATGAGCAGGGGCATTTGGACATTACGGTGCGTGGCAAGTGGTATTCGGCCATCATGTGGGAAATGCCTATCCTCGCCATCGTATCTGAGTTGATGCACAACCTGCGTGGAGAACGTGACGCATACGACCCGAAACGCGAGGCTGAGCGCACCCGACAGAAAGCGATTGAAATTCTTAAGAATGGCCTGGTGCTGGGAGATATGGGCACGCGGCGGCGCTTCTCGTTCGATCATCACGACATGGTGTTGCGCGTGATGAAGGAGGTGTACGAGCAAGGTGGCTACGATGACGACGACGGACACCACCGCTGGTCGGGCAGATTCACGGGAACCAGCAATGTTTACCTGGCCATGAAGCACCATCTCACGCCCATTGGCACCATGAGCCATCAGCTCATCCAGTTCGAGGAGAACGTCAGTGGTGTCTTTGAATGCAACTTCAACGTAATGAAAAAGTTCAGTGACGTGTACGATGGCGATAATGGCATCTATCTGTACGACTGCTTCGGCGACAAAGTGTTTTTCAACAATCTATCCAAACGCATGGCGATGATGTTCGTAGGACTGCGCGTGGACAGTGGCGATGAGAATGAACAGACCGACAAAATCATTGAGAAATATGAGAGTCTGGGCATCAACCCGGCAACCAAACAGGTGGTGTACAGCAACGGACTGGACATTGAGAAGGCCATCCGGATACACAAATATGTCGATGGACGCATGCAAGACAGTTATGGCGTGGGTACCTTTCTGACCTGTGACGTAGCGAATGCCGAACCCATGAACATCGTCGTGAAACTTACGCGCAGCAGAATCACCGAGAAACGCGAATGGCACGATTGCGTTAAGCTGTCGTGCGACAAGGGCAAAACCACAGGGGATGCTGAAAAGTGCGCCTATCTCTTGCGGCAGATAGGATAG
- a CDS encoding Cof-type HAD-IIB family hydrolase, translating into MKQPKIKALFFDIDGTLVSFKTHKIPASTTESLERAKANGVEIYISTGRPTPLITVLGDIEHLIDGYITANGAYCFAHNEDVCLHAIPANDVETMVEEATRQRFSCVLVGTKNLCIYQPDEKFRRIFVDMLQVKAFEQGVTIDEILKEPILQMSPFITPQQEEALMQKLTGCLSGRWHPEFTDVTSRWADKGQGLHAMARHLDFSMEETMAFGDGGNDISIIEQAAVGVAMGNSVPELKKVADYVTTSVDEDGVKNALERYGVI; encoded by the coding sequence ATGAAACAACCCAAAATAAAAGCTTTATTTTTTGACATCGACGGTACGTTGGTGAGTTTTAAAACCCACAAGATTCCCGCCTCAACCACAGAATCTCTGGAAAGAGCAAAGGCAAACGGCGTGGAAATATATATCTCTACGGGTCGTCCAACACCGCTCATCACCGTTTTGGGCGACATCGAACATTTGATAGACGGCTACATCACGGCCAATGGAGCCTATTGTTTTGCCCACAACGAGGACGTTTGTTTGCACGCCATCCCCGCGAACGACGTTGAAACGATGGTGGAAGAAGCCACCCGACAACGTTTTTCTTGCGTGCTGGTGGGTACTAAGAACCTGTGTATTTACCAGCCGGACGAGAAGTTTCGACGCATCTTCGTGGACATGCTGCAAGTGAAAGCCTTTGAGCAAGGGGTCACTATCGATGAGATTCTTAAAGAACCCATCCTGCAAATGAGTCCGTTCATCACGCCGCAGCAAGAAGAAGCACTCATGCAAAAACTTACTGGATGCCTCTCCGGCCGTTGGCATCCGGAGTTTACTGACGTCACTTCACGATGGGCCGACAAGGGGCAGGGACTGCATGCCATGGCCCGTCACCTGGACTTCTCGATGGAAGAGACGATGGCGTTTGGCGATGGCGGCAATGACATTTCCATCATTGAGCAAGCCGCCGTTGGCGTGGCGATGGGCAATAGTGTGCCTGAATTGAAGAAAGTGGCCGACTACGTCACCACGTCGGTGGACGAAGATGGTGTGAAGAACGCACTCGAACGGTACGGCGTGATTTAA
- the cysS gene encoding cysteine--tRNA ligase produces the protein MEQKLFVYNTLTRKKELFKPLHAPNVGMYVCGPTVYGDPHLGHARPAITFDILFRYLKHLGYKVRYVRNITDVGHLEHDADEGDDKIEKKARLEQLEPMEIAQLYTNRYHAAMDALNVLRPSIEPHATGHIIEQEELVKQIMANGYAYESNGSVYFDIEKYNKDHHYGILSGRNLDDVINNSRELDGVDEKRNQVDFALWKRAMPEHIMRWPSPWSDGFPGWHCECTAMGRKYLGNHFDIHGGGMDLVFPHHECEIAQAVASQGDQMVRYWMHNNMITINGKKMGKSLGNFITLEQFFHGTHERLTQAYSPMTIRFFILSAHYRSTVDFSNKALQASEKGLERLMNGINDLERIQAASTSDEATHQLVVTLRQKCHEAMNDDLQTPTVISNLFEACHTINSLLDHKGSINAEDLTELKDVMRLFAFDLLGLKSEKGSNNDAREAAYGKVVDMVLALRAKAKAEKDWATSDQIRDALAENGFEVKDTKDGVTWKLNR, from the coding sequence ATGGAACAAAAACTTTTTGTCTACAATACGTTGACCCGCAAGAAGGAACTTTTCAAACCACTGCATGCCCCCAACGTGGGTATGTATGTGTGTGGCCCAACAGTTTATGGTGATCCTCACTTGGGACATGCGCGCCCGGCCATTACGTTCGACATTCTTTTTCGTTATCTCAAGCACTTGGGGTATAAGGTGCGCTATGTGCGTAACATCACGGACGTAGGTCATTTGGAACACGATGCCGATGAGGGGGATGACAAGATAGAGAAGAAGGCCCGCTTGGAACAGCTCGAACCGATGGAGATAGCACAGCTTTATACCAACCGATATCATGCGGCCATGGATGCGCTGAACGTGCTGCGTCCCAGCATTGAGCCACATGCCACGGGACACATCATAGAGCAAGAAGAGCTGGTGAAACAAATCATGGCGAATGGTTACGCTTACGAGAGCAACGGTTCGGTGTATTTCGACATAGAGAAGTACAACAAAGACCATCACTACGGCATCCTGTCGGGGCGCAACTTAGACGACGTCATCAATAACAGTCGTGAGTTGGATGGTGTAGACGAGAAGCGCAACCAAGTGGATTTTGCACTGTGGAAGCGTGCCATGCCCGAACATATCATGCGCTGGCCCAGTCCGTGGAGCGATGGGTTCCCCGGTTGGCACTGTGAGTGTACGGCCATGGGACGTAAGTATCTGGGCAATCACTTTGATATTCACGGCGGCGGAATGGACTTGGTTTTCCCGCATCACGAGTGCGAGATTGCACAAGCCGTAGCCAGTCAGGGCGACCAGATGGTGCGCTATTGGATGCACAACAACATGATTACCATTAACGGAAAGAAGATGGGAAAGAGTTTGGGCAACTTCATTACCCTCGAACAGTTCTTCCATGGCACGCATGAACGTTTGACGCAAGCGTATTCGCCCATGACCATTCGGTTCTTCATCCTGTCGGCCCACTACCGCAGTACCGTCGACTTCTCGAACAAAGCCTTACAGGCAAGTGAGAAAGGGTTGGAACGTTTGATGAACGGCATCAACGACTTGGAGCGCATTCAGGCAGCATCCACATCGGATGAGGCTACCCATCAACTGGTTGTGACTTTACGCCAGAAGTGCCATGAGGCGATGAATGATGACTTGCAGACACCAACCGTCATCAGTAACTTGTTTGAAGCGTGTCACACTATCAACTCCCTGCTCGACCACAAAGGCAGCATCAATGCGGAAGACCTTACCGAACTGAAGGATGTGATGCGGCTATTCGCCTTCGACTTGCTTGGTCTTAAGAGCGAGAAGGGAAGTAACAACGATGCGCGCGAGGCGGCTTACGGCAAGGTGGTTGACATGGTTCTGGCACTCAGAGCTAAGGCCAAGGCTGAGAAAGACTGGGCTACAAGCGACCAAATACGCGACGCTTTAGCAGAAAATGGGTTTGAGGTGAAAGACACCAAAGACGGGGTGACGTGGAAGCTGAATAGATAG
- the miaB gene encoding tRNA (N6-isopentenyl adenosine(37)-C2)-methylthiotransferase MiaB translates to MKKLYIETYGCQMNVADSEVVASVMQMAGYEICDKEDEADAIFLNTCSVRENAENKIYNRLDSLHAERKTGRNLILGVLGCMAERVKDDLLNNHHTDLVCGPDSYLNLPDMIAQAETGNKAIDIELSKTETYKDVVPQRLLLGKIGGFVSIMRGCNNFCHYCIVPYTRGRERSRDVESILREVRDLRDKHYKEITLLGQNVNSYCFTIPEHLSATGETIPAETIDFPKLLRRVAHEVPGVRIRFTSSHPKDMSDDTLRVIAEEPNVCKHIHLPVQSGSNKILKLMNRKYTVEWYMDRINAIRRIIPDCGVSTDMFVGYHGETEEDHQQSLALMRAVGYDSAFMFKYSERPGTYASKHLPDNVSEEEKIRRLNEMIHLQTELSAVSNKKDEGKVFDVLVEGFSKRSREQLCGRTEQNKMVVFDKVNHHIGETVRVRIVGSTSATLFGEAL, encoded by the coding sequence ATGAAGAAGCTTTACATCGAGACATACGGATGCCAAATGAACGTGGCCGACAGCGAGGTTGTTGCATCGGTCATGCAGATGGCGGGGTATGAGATATGCGACAAGGAGGACGAGGCTGATGCCATTTTTCTGAATACCTGCAGCGTCAGAGAGAATGCTGAAAACAAGATATATAACCGACTTGACTCGCTTCACGCAGAGCGAAAGACGGGCAGAAACCTGATATTAGGCGTGTTGGGCTGTATGGCCGAACGGGTGAAAGACGATTTGTTGAATAACCATCACACCGACTTGGTGTGTGGACCCGATTCGTATTTGAACCTTCCCGACATGATTGCGCAAGCTGAAACGGGCAACAAAGCAATCGATATAGAACTCTCAAAGACCGAAACCTATAAGGATGTGGTTCCTCAACGGCTTCTTTTAGGCAAGATAGGAGGCTTCGTAAGCATCATGAGGGGATGCAACAACTTCTGCCACTACTGCATCGTACCCTACACAAGAGGTAGAGAAAGGTCGAGAGACGTGGAGAGTATCTTGCGCGAAGTGCGCGACCTGCGCGACAAGCACTACAAGGAAATTACGCTGTTGGGGCAAAACGTCAACTCTTATTGTTTTACCATTCCCGAACATTTGTCGGCAACAGGCGAAACAATTCCGGCAGAAACCATTGATTTTCCAAAGCTCTTGCGCCGTGTGGCACACGAAGTTCCCGGCGTACGCATTCGCTTTACCTCGTCGCACCCTAAGGACATGAGCGACGATACGCTGCGCGTGATTGCCGAAGAGCCTAATGTTTGCAAGCACATTCACCTCCCAGTGCAGAGCGGTAGCAATAAGATATTGAAGCTGATGAACCGCAAATACACCGTTGAATGGTACATGGACCGCATCAATGCCATTCGCCGCATCATTCCCGATTGCGGCGTTTCTACCGATATGTTCGTGGGCTATCATGGCGAAACAGAAGAAGATCACCAACAATCGCTGGCCTTGATGCGTGCCGTTGGTTACGACTCGGCTTTCATGTTCAAATATTCCGAGCGTCCCGGCACCTATGCGTCTAAGCATTTACCAGACAACGTGTCCGAAGAAGAGAAGATACGACGCCTGAACGAGATGATACATCTACAAACAGAACTAAGCGCCGTCTCTAACAAAAAGGACGAAGGCAAGGTTTTTGACGTGCTGGTAGAGGGCTTCAGCAAACGCAGCAGGGAGCAGCTTTGCGGCAGAACGGAGCAAAACAAGATGGTGGTGTTCGACAAAGTAAATCACCATATCGGTGAAACCGTGCGTGTGCGCATCGTCGGCAGCACATCAGCGACGTTGTTTGGAGAGGCCCTGTAA
- a CDS encoding PH domain-containing protein: MGYIDKSLMEGERVVYRPRLHSAIYWRSASLAVLGILLLVFPTEGTLFHLQIAACLLLVLFAVLGSISANGGRQYALTNKRIIAKKGIIERNSLELMLRKCEGVQIKQSMLGRIFNYGTVYVTTGEATNSFEYIQDPIVFSTKIHQMIDALKASE; this comes from the coding sequence ATGGGATATATCGATAAAAGTTTGATGGAGGGCGAACGTGTTGTTTACCGCCCACGACTACACTCGGCTATTTACTGGCGTTCGGCATCGTTGGCCGTCCTTGGGATTCTCTTGTTGGTCTTTCCAACGGAGGGAACTCTTTTCCATCTTCAAATCGCAGCTTGCCTGTTGCTCGTGCTATTCGCCGTTCTGGGTTCTATATCAGCAAATGGAGGACGGCAGTATGCACTGACCAACAAGCGCATTATCGCAAAAAAAGGTATCATTGAGCGCAACTCTTTGGAGTTGATGCTCCGCAAATGCGAAGGCGTGCAAATCAAACAATCCATGTTAGGGCGCATCTTCAACTACGGTACCGTCTATGTAACAACCGGAGAAGCAACCAACAGTTTCGAGTATATCCAAGACCCCATCGTGTTCAGCACGAAGATTCATCAGATGATAGACGCACTGAAAGCATCTGAATAA
- a CDS encoding Gfo/Idh/MocA family protein produces MQLLAWLLCFLLVSPTHVDAKNIKVIETNIPQRPAEQKDVLLLTTPKLQTVRVGFVGLGMRGVSAVERWSQIPGTDIVALCDVEADRVELSQKRLDKHGRHHAVAYSGSIDAYKKMCERKDIDIIYIATDWVHHVPIALYAMNHGKHVAIEVPAATNLKEIWALINTAERTRKHCMMLENCVYDFFELSTLNMAQQGLFGEVLHVEGAYIHNLEDFWGEYWHNWRIDFNRKNRGDVYPTHGIGPDCQVLNIHRGDRMEYLVAMDTKATIGPKLVEKQTGKPCNDFQNGDQTSTLIRTVKGKTMLIQHNVMTPRPYNRMYQVVGTDGYASKYPIGELAFRPKQLATNEKISHENLTAHAAVAEKVRDELLQQYTPQFVKDLQEKAKKVGGHGGMDYIMDYRLVYCLQNGLPLDMDVYDLAEWCCLGELTRLSIENNSAPVAIPDFTRGAWKRINGFQYHFAP; encoded by the coding sequence ATGCAGTTGCTTGCATGGCTGTTGTGCTTTCTTCTGGTTTCCCCAACTCATGTAGATGCGAAGAACATCAAGGTCATAGAGACCAACATACCCCAACGTCCTGCCGAACAAAAGGACGTGCTACTGCTCACCACACCTAAGTTACAAACGGTTCGCGTGGGCTTTGTTGGATTGGGAATGCGCGGGGTTAGTGCCGTAGAACGATGGAGCCAGATTCCTGGAACGGACATCGTGGCGCTCTGTGACGTAGAGGCCGACCGTGTAGAGCTTAGCCAGAAGAGGCTTGATAAGCACGGACGACACCACGCTGTGGCCTATAGTGGCAGTATAGATGCATACAAGAAGATGTGCGAACGCAAGGACATCGACATCATCTACATCGCAACCGACTGGGTTCATCATGTGCCAATAGCACTTTATGCCATGAACCATGGAAAGCATGTGGCCATTGAGGTGCCTGCTGCAACCAATTTGAAAGAAATCTGGGCATTGATCAATACGGCTGAACGCACACGGAAGCATTGCATGATGTTGGAAAACTGCGTGTACGACTTCTTTGAGTTGTCCACCCTCAACATGGCACAACAAGGTCTCTTCGGTGAGGTTTTGCATGTAGAAGGTGCCTACATCCACAACTTAGAGGACTTTTGGGGCGAGTATTGGCACAACTGGCGAATTGATTTCAATCGCAAGAATCGAGGGGATGTTTATCCTACTCACGGCATTGGCCCTGACTGTCAGGTGCTAAATATTCATCGTGGAGATCGCATGGAATATCTCGTTGCCATGGATACCAAAGCGACTATCGGCCCAAAACTCGTTGAAAAGCAGACCGGAAAACCTTGTAACGACTTCCAAAACGGCGACCAAACCTCAACATTGATTCGCACTGTCAAGGGGAAAACCATGCTCATTCAGCACAATGTCATGACACCACGTCCCTACAACCGCATGTATCAGGTGGTTGGAACCGATGGTTATGCCAGCAAATATCCTATTGGCGAACTGGCTTTCAGGCCCAAACAGTTGGCTACCAACGAGAAGATTAGTCACGAAAACCTCACGGCTCATGCTGCAGTAGCAGAGAAAGTTCGTGACGAGTTGCTGCAACAATACACGCCACAGTTTGTCAAAGACCTTCAAGAGAAAGCCAAGAAGGTGGGTGGACACGGCGGCATGGACTACATCATGGACTATCGTTTGGTTTATTGTCTACAGAATGGACTTCCGCTCGACATGGATGTGTACGACTTAGCCGAATGGTGCTGTCTGGGAGAACTCACCAGATTGTCTATCGAAAACAATTCGGCACCAGTCGCCATACCCGACTTTACGCGTGGAGCTTGGAAGCGTATTAACGGCTTTCAATATCATTTTGCTCCATAA
- the rnr gene encoding ribonuclease R translates to MGKEKKGGKRMSKKQLAEKLEGFFTTQPEKTFSYKEIFRTLKLNTHPLKMLAIDLMEEMAWDDFLTKVSDHSYRLNQMGQVVEGIFRRKGNGKNSFIPDGSDKPIFVSERNSMSALNGDRVKVSLMARRQKHIKEAQVIEILQRSRDQFVGKLRVEKNIAFLVTQENLFANDILIPRNKLKGGQTNDKVVVKVSKWPDENHKNIIGEVIDVLGKTGDNDAEMHTILAQYGLPYKYPKAVEEAAERISGEITPQDLAEREDFRQVFTCTIDPKDAKDFDDALSIREVSKGIWEVGIHIADVTHYVTENSIIDKEAQKRATSVYLVDRTIPMLPERLCNFICSLRPNEEKLCYSVIVEMDVDGFIRSQRIVHTVIKSNRRYAYEEVQQLLEDNGVVDGTGQPAPAPHKGGYKGEHAKELIMLDALAKKLREERFKNGAVKFDSEELHFDVDEKGKPVRCYFKRSKDANKLIEEFMLLANRTVAESVGKVKKSAKAKTLPYRVHDNPDPQKLENLKDFIVKFGYKMKTAGTKGQTARSLNRLMEAVDGTDEQKLIQTVALRAMMKAKYTIYNIGHFGLAFDYYTHFTSPIRRYPDMMVHRLLTRYAKGGRSANKDYYERLCEHSSDMEQVAANAERDSIKYKMVEFMGEHIGEEFDAHISGIQSYGIYCEIDENHCEGMVPMHDLDDDYYDFDEKNYCLVGRRHHHKYQLGDPIRIKVAQANLEKRQLDFTLVN, encoded by the coding sequence ATGGGAAAAGAAAAAAAAGGTGGCAAACGCATGTCCAAAAAGCAATTGGCTGAAAAGCTGGAAGGGTTCTTTACAACACAACCGGAAAAAACATTTAGTTATAAAGAGATATTCCGTACGCTCAAGCTGAACACGCATCCGCTAAAGATGCTCGCCATCGACCTGATGGAAGAGATGGCTTGGGACGATTTCTTGACAAAGGTGTCTGACCATTCATACCGCCTCAACCAAATGGGACAGGTGGTGGAAGGGATTTTTCGGCGCAAAGGTAATGGGAAAAACTCGTTCATCCCCGATGGAAGCGACAAACCCATCTTTGTTTCAGAGCGCAACTCGATGTCGGCACTCAATGGTGACCGCGTGAAAGTGTCGCTCATGGCGCGCCGTCAAAAGCACATCAAAGAAGCACAGGTCATCGAAATACTACAACGTTCGCGCGATCAGTTCGTCGGTAAACTGCGAGTTGAAAAGAACATCGCCTTCCTGGTGACACAGGAGAACTTGTTCGCCAACGACATCTTGATTCCAAGAAACAAGCTGAAGGGCGGTCAAACCAACGACAAGGTGGTGGTGAAAGTGAGCAAATGGCCCGATGAGAATCATAAAAACATCATAGGAGAGGTTATCGACGTGCTGGGCAAGACTGGCGATAACGATGCGGAGATGCACACCATCTTGGCGCAATACGGCTTGCCTTACAAGTATCCAAAGGCAGTTGAAGAGGCTGCGGAGCGAATCAGTGGCGAGATTACCCCACAGGATTTGGCTGAAAGAGAAGACTTTCGACAGGTGTTCACTTGCACGATTGACCCTAAAGATGCCAAGGATTTCGACGATGCCTTGTCTATTCGTGAGGTAAGCAAAGGCATTTGGGAGGTTGGTATCCACATTGCTGACGTAACACACTATGTTACCGAAAATTCCATCATCGACAAAGAGGCGCAGAAACGTGCCACATCCGTGTATCTGGTAGACCGCACCATCCCGATGTTGCCCGAACGATTGTGCAACTTCATCTGCTCCCTTCGCCCCAATGAAGAGAAACTTTGCTACAGCGTCATCGTGGAGATGGACGTCGATGGATTCATTCGGAGCCAGCGTATCGTGCATACTGTCATCAAGAGCAATCGCAGATATGCCTACGAAGAGGTGCAACAATTGCTTGAAGACAATGGTGTGGTAGACGGAACGGGGCAGCCTGCACCGGCACCACACAAGGGTGGATACAAGGGAGAGCATGCTAAGGAGCTGATTATGCTGGACGCCTTGGCCAAGAAGTTGCGTGAGGAACGCTTCAAGAACGGTGCGGTGAAGTTTGATTCTGAAGAACTTCATTTCGATGTTGATGAGAAGGGTAAGCCCGTACGCTGCTATTTTAAACGTTCAAAAGATGCCAACAAGCTGATTGAAGAGTTTATGTTGTTGGCCAACCGCACCGTGGCCGAGAGCGTAGGAAAGGTGAAAAAGAGTGCTAAAGCCAAGACTTTGCCTTACCGTGTACACGACAATCCCGACCCACAGAAGCTGGAAAACCTAAAAGATTTTATCGTGAAATTCGGCTATAAGATGAAAACGGCAGGGACAAAGGGACAAACTGCCCGCAGTCTTAATCGTCTGATGGAAGCCGTTGACGGCACGGATGAACAGAAACTCATACAGACCGTCGCTCTCAGAGCGATGATGAAGGCGAAGTACACCATTTATAATATAGGACACTTTGGCTTGGCTTTCGACTATTACACACACTTCACGTCGCCCATCCGGCGTTATCCAGACATGATGGTTCACCGCCTGTTGACACGATATGCAAAGGGTGGCCGCAGCGCCAACAAGGACTATTACGAGCGTTTGTGCGAGCATAGTTCTGACATGGAGCAGGTGGCAGCCAATGCCGAGCGTGACTCCATCAAGTACAAGATGGTGGAATTCATGGGTGAGCATATCGGTGAAGAGTTTGATGCGCACATCAGTGGCATCCAAAGCTATGGTATCTATTGCGAAATCGACGAGAATCATTGCGAGGGAATGGTACCCATGCACGATTTGGATGACGACTATTACGACTTTGATGAGAAGAATTATTGTCTCGTTGGCCGTCGACACCATCACAAATACCAGCTGGGAGATCCCATCAGAATTAAGGTGGCACAGGCCAATCTGGAGAAGAGACAACTCGACTTCACACTGGTCAACTAA
- a CDS encoding exopolyphosphatase: protein MEAKTFAAIDIGSNGARLLIKRFDDSAPQFERFKRVMFIRIPLRLGKDVFTLGKISKDRATMMMRMMKGFKQFMLLYQVDQYRACATAAMRDADNGKKVMKEIERETGIKLEIIRGEEEARLLCNNIIEQTNSQTGNFAYVDVGGGSTEISLLHDGALAESHSFDMGTLRMLSGKVTNATKHQMRGMLDEYAEHFPDTQIIGSGGNINKLFRLTHGKNDEKQMKVEELKEIYEALSKLSEEERKEKYGLKDDRADVIIPAAEIFLMVAKALKCDTIYVPNISLADSIVDGLYREYCQTK, encoded by the coding sequence ATGGAAGCAAAAACATTCGCAGCAATTGACATTGGATCGAACGGTGCGCGCCTGTTAATCAAGCGTTTTGATGACAGTGCGCCCCAATTTGAGCGCTTTAAACGGGTGATGTTCATCCGCATTCCCCTGCGATTAGGCAAAGACGTGTTTACATTAGGCAAGATTTCGAAAGACCGCGCCACGATGATGATGCGCATGATGAAAGGCTTCAAACAGTTCATGCTGCTCTACCAGGTGGATCAATACCGTGCCTGTGCCACCGCAGCCATGCGCGATGCAGACAATGGGAAGAAGGTAATGAAAGAGATTGAGCGTGAGACGGGCATCAAACTGGAGATTATTCGGGGCGAGGAAGAAGCACGACTGCTTTGCAACAACATCATTGAACAAACCAATAGTCAAACGGGTAATTTCGCATACGTAGACGTGGGAGGCGGCAGTACCGAGATTTCATTGCTGCATGATGGTGCACTGGCCGAGAGTCATTCATTCGATATGGGTACCCTGCGCATGCTCAGTGGCAAGGTAACCAACGCCACCAAGCATCAGATGCGGGGCATGTTGGACGAGTATGCCGAACATTTTCCTGACACGCAGATTATTGGTTCGGGCGGCAACATCAACAAACTTTTCAGGCTGACGCACGGCAAGAACGACGAAAAGCAAATGAAAGTGGAGGAATTGAAGGAAATATACGAGGCACTTTCTAAGCTCAGCGAAGAAGAAAGGAAAGAAAAGTACGGTTTGAAAGACGACCGAGCCGATGTTATCATACCTGCTGCGGAAATCTTCCTGATGGTGGCCAAGGCCTTGAAATGTGACACCATCTATGTACCCAACATCAGTTTGGCCGATAGCATTGTCGACGGTTTATACCGTGAGTACTGCCAAACAAAGTAG